ATCTGATCCGCCATAGTCCGATCGTTGGCAGTGCTGGTCACCTCGAACGAGCTGACGGCGACGACCGAGCCCTCGTCGACGGACGCCGCATCGATACTGATCTTGGCGATATTTCTGTTCTTGTCGAAGCCTGTGACTTTCTGGAGGGAAACGATGCGAACCGTCAGCACGACTCGCGGATAGACCTCGGTTCGAACCGTCGCATTGATGGCGGCATTGATGCGGTCGCCGACGCCTGAAAGAAGTTCGGGCGGCGTATTGGGACCGCCGAGAACCACGGCACTGCGGACATCGTAGATAGGAGCGGCGGGCTCATCGGAGGTCAGGCCCATGCAGGACGTCAGCACGGTACAGACCAGGGCCAGCTGACAAAAAAGCGACCTGAACCAATTCATGCTGAATTCCGCACCTCTCCCGCTCGGAGTCGCAGACTTCGACATAATGGCTGTCAAAGCAATATGTTTCAGGCTTTTAGCGCCAAAAAAACCTGCGCCGCTGCCTTGAATTCCTCAAAGCGCTTGGCACGGCGCAGTTCGCCCTCCTCGTCGCGGCCCCAATGCTCGATTGTCCAGTCCTCGTCGAGATGGGCAAGCGACCAGACCTCGTCCATGGTCAGACGGCGCTCGGCGAACGCCAGCGCCAGAAGGGCCGACCCGGTTAGTGTCGTCATAGTGTGAAGAGAGGCAAGTGCCAGCGCACTGTCGTGTCTGCGCAACGAGACGTCGAAGGCTGCGACCGCTTCGCGCGGCTGCTCGTGATGCATCACGCCTTCGATGAGGATGAAGCGCGCACCGAGATCATTCGCCGCCCAATCGAGAACCGGGTCCCACTGCTCTGTCTGGCGCTGCACCAGAAGTTCCGGTCCTTCGGCGCGATAGCAGAGAAGATCAGTCGAGGAAAACCGCAAGATGTCTTCGAAGACGGCTTGCGTATCCATCGCGACGCCGTCGAGCGCGGTATTGACGAGGCGCGTGACGGGCATGGTCGCCGGATCGATTTTTTCCGCCTGTGCATCCCACTCTGAGGCAATGAGGTCGGCCAGGGCCTTTACCGGCACTGCCAGAACCTGTTTGGCCGGCGTGCGCACGACCTTGCCGTCAAGCTCGATTGCGAAGCCATCGTCCCGCTCGGCAACCGCAACATCCTTGTAGAAGCGTTTCGGCAGCGGTCTTTTCATCTGGATCTGCGCGCGGCGGATCGGATCGGGGTGGCTCAGTCCTTCGGAAAGATCGTTCAGCAGGTCGCGCATGGCGTCACCTCAAAAATGGTCAAGCACGTCATTCGGATGGTAAGCGATAATATCGGCTCCAGCGCCAATCAGTTCGTCAATGCTAGCATAGCCCCAGGATACAC
Above is a window of Rhizobium etli 8C-3 DNA encoding:
- a CDS encoding ATP12 family chaperone protein; this encodes MRDLLNDLSEGLSHPDPIRRAQIQMKRPLPKRFYKDVAVAERDDGFAIELDGKVVRTPAKQVLAVPVKALADLIASEWDAQAEKIDPATMPVTRLVNTALDGVAMDTQAVFEDILRFSSTDLLCYRAEGPELLVQRQTEQWDPVLDWAANDLGARFILIEGVMHHEQPREAVAAFDVSLRRHDSALALASLHTMTTLTGSALLALAFAERRLTMDEVWSLAHLDEDWTIEHWGRDEEGELRRAKRFEEFKAAAQVFLALKA